From Mucilaginibacter rubeus, a single genomic window includes:
- a CDS encoding RrF2 family transcriptional regulator: MLSKKTKYAIKALVVLGKNMDQPPMQISKIAELERIPKKFLEQILLDLRNAGFLYSKKGAGGGYSLNRDPKEIFLVSIMRITDGPIAMVPCASLNFYHKCDECHQESTCGIRDVFVDVRDATLKILSETSIADIIKRETTLISV, from the coding sequence ATGCTTTCGAAAAAAACTAAGTATGCTATAAAAGCATTGGTTGTGCTGGGCAAAAACATGGATCAGCCACCTATGCAAATATCAAAAATCGCCGAGCTTGAGCGAATTCCGAAAAAATTCCTTGAGCAAATCCTGCTTGATCTGCGTAACGCGGGTTTCTTATACAGTAAAAAAGGTGCTGGTGGCGGCTACAGCCTCAACCGCGATCCGAAAGAAATTTTCCTGGTAAGTATCATGCGTATCACTGATGGCCCTATTGCCATGGTGCCTTGCGCAAGCTTAAATTTTTACCACAAATGTGATGAGTGCCACCAGGAAAGCACTTGCGGCATAAGGGATGTGTTTGTTGATGTAAGAGATGCCACACTTAAAATATTAAGCGAAACCAGTATCGCTGATATTATCAAACGCGAAACTACCCTCATCAGCGTTTAA
- a CDS encoding HEPN domain-containing protein, producing the protein MQSFRTELENPIVEKDIIDLEKKIRAFREGKIHDEKFRSLRLARGVYGQRQPGVQMVRIKLPFGKVSFKQLLKIAEISDEFGSSNLHLTTRQDIQIHYVSLDRTPQLWAKLEQDDITLREACGNTVRNVTASPTAGIDPKEPFDVSPYAYATFDYFLRNPICQEMGRKFKISFSSSDEDTAFSYIHDIGAIPKINADGERGFKILLGGGLGAQPLLANIVEEFLPEDQLIPYIESVIRVFDRYGERNNRNKARMKYLIQKLGLDEVLRLTKIERTANKVKSYPINRDAVDVPALPPTDSYPEVTISNPLRYEQWLATNVFEQKQQGFYGVYIKVPVGDISSDTARALVKTLEPLVGNEIRITQNQGLLLKYVQKEALPALYEGLAKLELAAPGFDSLADVTTCPGTDTCNLGISNSMTMARVLEDLIYNEYEDFIYNREIKIKISGCMNSCGQHGLAHIGFHGSSLKAGTKVLPSVQVMLGGGTVGDGVGRAAERVIKVPTKRATDVLRYLLNDYKEFSPEGETYHEYYDRQGKDYFYRLLKPLADLTTLTDDEYIDWGHQETFVTAIGVGECAGVIIDLVATLLFESEEKLGWANDAYADGRWADAIYHAYNVFVSSAKALLLDKGINSSTQAGVIREFDAQYVEKGEFELDGTFNDLVLQINQNEPSQEFATAYMAQATEFLSRSKDKREALVQ; encoded by the coding sequence ATGCAGAGCTTCAGAACGGAACTGGAGAACCCGATTGTTGAGAAGGATATTATAGATCTTGAAAAAAAGATCCGTGCTTTTCGTGAAGGTAAAATTCACGATGAAAAGTTCAGGAGCTTACGTTTGGCGCGCGGTGTATATGGCCAGCGCCAGCCGGGTGTTCAAATGGTACGCATTAAACTTCCATTTGGTAAAGTTAGCTTTAAGCAATTACTGAAAATAGCCGAGATTTCTGATGAGTTTGGAAGCAGCAACCTGCACCTGACTACCCGTCAGGATATCCAGATCCATTATGTAAGTCTTGACCGTACGCCGCAACTTTGGGCTAAGCTTGAACAGGATGATATCACCCTGCGTGAAGCCTGCGGTAATACCGTACGTAATGTTACCGCCTCTCCTACTGCCGGTATCGACCCTAAAGAGCCTTTTGACGTTTCTCCATACGCTTACGCAACATTTGATTATTTTCTGCGTAACCCGATATGCCAGGAAATGGGCCGTAAATTCAAGATCTCGTTTTCATCAAGCGATGAGGATACCGCCTTTTCTTATATTCATGATATTGGCGCTATCCCTAAAATAAACGCTGACGGCGAGCGTGGTTTTAAAATCCTGCTTGGTGGTGGTTTAGGCGCGCAGCCTTTATTGGCAAACATTGTAGAAGAATTTTTGCCCGAAGATCAGCTGATCCCTTATATCGAATCGGTAATCCGTGTGTTTGACCGTTACGGCGAACGAAACAACCGTAACAAGGCCCGCATGAAATACCTTATCCAAAAATTAGGCTTGGATGAAGTATTGCGTTTAACCAAAATTGAACGTACCGCAAATAAGGTAAAATCATACCCTATTAATCGCGATGCGGTTGATGTTCCGGCTTTGCCACCAACCGATAGCTACCCTGAAGTAACCATCAGCAACCCGCTTCGTTACGAGCAATGGCTGGCAACCAACGTTTTTGAACAAAAGCAACAAGGCTTTTACGGCGTATATATAAAAGTACCTGTAGGCGATATCTCTTCTGATACTGCACGTGCACTGGTTAAAACTTTAGAGCCGTTGGTTGGCAACGAGATTCGTATTACCCAAAATCAAGGCTTGCTATTAAAATACGTTCAAAAAGAAGCTTTGCCTGCGCTTTACGAAGGCTTGGCTAAGCTTGAACTGGCAGCACCGGGCTTTGATAGTTTGGCTGATGTTACTACTTGCCCGGGTACAGATACCTGTAACCTTGGTATCTCGAATAGCATGACCATGGCTCGTGTATTGGAAGACTTGATCTATAACGAGTACGAAGATTTTATTTATAACCGCGAAATCAAGATCAAAATAAGCGGCTGTATGAACTCATGCGGTCAGCATGGTTTAGCTCACATTGGTTTCCACGGCAGTTCGCTTAAAGCGGGCACCAAAGTATTGCCATCTGTACAGGTGATGTTAGGCGGCGGTACCGTTGGCGACGGTGTTGGCCGTGCTGCAGAAAGGGTTATCAAAGTACCTACCAAACGCGCTACAGATGTATTAAGGTATTTATTAAACGATTATAAAGAGTTTTCGCCTGAGGGTGAAACTTACCATGAATATTACGACAGGCAGGGTAAAGATTATTTTTACCGCTTGTTGAAACCACTTGCAGATTTGACCACCCTTACCGACGACGAATACATTGACTGGGGCCACCAGGAAACATTTGTTACCGCTATAGGTGTTGGTGAGTGTGCCGGTGTGATCATAGATCTGGTTGCTACCCTATTGTTTGAATCAGAAGAAAAACTGGGCTGGGCCAATGACGCTTATGCAGATGGCCGTTGGGCTGATGCTATTTACCACGCTTATAACGTATTTGTAAGTTCGGCAAAAGCTTTGTTACTTGATAAAGGTATTAACAGCAGCACTCAAGCCGGCGTTATCCGTGAGTTTGATGCTCAATACGTTGAAAAAGGTGAATTTGAGTTGGATGGTACTTTTAACGACCTGGTTTTACAGATCAATCAAAATGAACCGTCACAAGAGTTTGCGACAGCCTACATGGCTCAGGCAACCGAATTTTTAAGCAGAAGCAAGGATAAGAGAGAGGCGCTTGTACAATAA
- the cobA gene encoding uroporphyrinogen-III C-methyltransferase, whose amino-acid sequence MTDTNKTIKEPRITLVGAGPGDADLITLKAIKALKTADVVLYDALVNEDLLEYAPENSTKVYVGKRSGDHAFSQEAINNLMVDYAKNYGHVVRLKGGDPFVFGRGYEELLIAAEHSIPASVIPGISSSVAVPELQQIPVTHRGLSESFWVVTGTTANGKISNDLIDASRSNATVVVLMGIHKLAEITEIFKLQGKNKLPVAVIQNGSTAEEKIAVATVDTIVSAVEENKISSPALIVFGEVVSLHPKFQLIKEVYDVVARG is encoded by the coding sequence ATGACCGATACTAATAAAACTATAAAAGAACCGCGCATTACACTTGTGGGCGCTGGCCCCGGTGATGCCGATCTGATAACGCTTAAAGCCATCAAAGCTTTAAAAACAGCAGATGTTGTTTTGTACGATGCTTTGGTTAACGAAGATTTATTGGAATACGCTCCCGAAAATTCAACTAAAGTTTATGTAGGTAAACGTTCCGGCGATCATGCTTTTTCGCAGGAAGCCATTAATAACCTGATGGTTGATTATGCCAAAAACTACGGACACGTGGTCAGGTTAAAAGGCGGCGATCCCTTTGTATTTGGTCGCGGTTACGAGGAGCTGCTTATTGCAGCTGAGCACAGTATACCTGCCTCGGTTATTCCGGGCATTTCAAGTTCTGTAGCTGTGCCCGAATTGCAGCAAATCCCTGTTACACACCGTGGCCTGAGTGAAAGCTTCTGGGTTGTTACAGGCACCACTGCAAATGGCAAAATCTCGAACGATCTTATAGACGCTTCACGTTCAAATGCTACTGTTGTAGTTTTGATGGGCATCCATAAACTGGCCGAGATTACTGAAATATTTAAGTTACAAGGCAAGAACAAACTGCCGGTTGCCGTTATTCAAAACGGATCGACAGCAGAAGAAAAAATAGCTGTTGCTACGGTTGATACCATTGTTAGTGCCGTTGAAGAAAATAAGATCTCCTCACCTGCACTTATTGTATTTGGCGAGGTTGTATCGCTCCATCCAAAATTCCAATTGATAAAAGAGGTTTATGACGTTGTTGCCAGGGGATAA
- a CDS encoding TSUP family transporter, whose amino-acid sequence MTLLPGDKSFTNIQDDKQEGNQLFPVFLKLNDLHTVLIGGGNVGLEKLTAVLNNSNQARVTVISREFLPEIHNLASQYTGIRVIQKSFTDDDLNDADIVIAATNDSELNNYIRTAAHDRKLLINVADKPALCDFYLGSIVQKGDLKLAISTNGKSPTVAKRLKEVLNESLPAELDITLQQMSELRNTLEGDFADKVKKLNSVTSVLVEPKAPNRKNFIWLIWSTIILSLAIGITALYLKEPNFKNFVTGIDPIFYYFLGAGFVFAMIDGAIGMSYGVTSTTFSLTMGIPPASASMGVHLSEIMSCGIAGWMHYRMGNINWKLFKLLVVPGIIGAVTGAYLLSSLEHYAMYTKPVVSIYTLILGIVIFRKAFNTQKKKSADKVKRISLLGLGGGFIDAVGGGGWGSIVLSTLIAGGRSPRFSLGTVKLSRFFVAIMGSITFIAMVSSDHWQAVAGLILGSALASPIAAKISNKISAKTIMVAVSVIVILISVRSILKFFVKIP is encoded by the coding sequence ATGACGTTGTTGCCAGGGGATAAAAGTTTTACCAACATTCAGGACGATAAACAGGAAGGCAACCAGCTTTTTCCTGTTTTTTTGAAACTGAATGACCTGCATACCGTGCTTATTGGCGGCGGCAATGTTGGCTTGGAAAAACTTACCGCGGTACTCAACAACAGTAATCAGGCTCGCGTAACAGTAATCTCGCGTGAGTTTTTGCCCGAGATCCACAATCTTGCATCTCAATATACAGGCATTCGTGTTATTCAAAAATCATTTACGGATGATGACCTGAATGATGCCGACATTGTTATTGCCGCAACTAACGACAGCGAGCTTAATAACTATATCCGCACTGCCGCTCACGACAGGAAACTGCTGATCAATGTAGCCGACAAACCTGCATTATGCGATTTTTACTTAGGATCGATAGTGCAAAAGGGCGACCTGAAGCTGGCCATATCTACCAACGGAAAATCACCTACTGTGGCAAAACGACTAAAAGAAGTATTAAATGAAAGCCTGCCTGCCGAGCTTGATATCACTTTGCAGCAAATGAGCGAACTAAGAAATACCCTTGAAGGTGATTTTGCCGACAAGGTAAAAAAACTAAACAGCGTAACATCTGTATTGGTTGAGCCCAAAGCGCCCAACCGGAAAAATTTCATCTGGCTAATCTGGTCTACTATCATTTTATCCTTAGCCATCGGTATAACCGCGCTGTATCTTAAAGAGCCTAACTTTAAAAACTTTGTAACCGGTATTGACCCTATCTTTTATTACTTTTTAGGAGCAGGATTTGTATTTGCCATGATTGACGGGGCCATAGGCATGTCATACGGAGTAACATCAACCACGTTTTCGTTAACTATGGGTATCCCGCCGGCTTCGGCCAGTATGGGGGTACACCTTTCAGAAATTATGAGCTGCGGCATAGCCGGCTGGATGCATTACCGCATGGGTAATATCAACTGGAAGTTATTTAAACTATTGGTTGTTCCTGGTATTATAGGCGCTGTTACTGGTGCTTATCTCCTATCTTCGCTTGAGCACTACGCAATGTATACAAAACCTGTTGTATCAATTTATACATTGATATTAGGCATAGTGATATTCAGGAAAGCGTTCAATACGCAAAAGAAAAAATCTGCTGATAAAGTAAAACGCATTTCACTGCTTGGTTTAGGCGGTGGCTTTATTGATGCTGTTGGCGGTGGCGGTTGGGGTTCAATTGTGTTATCTACGTTGATAGCAGGTGGCCGTAGTCCCCGGTTTTCGTTAGGTACCGTTAAGCTTTCACGCTTTTTTGTGGCCATAATGGGTTCAATAACCTTTATTGCCATGGTAAGCAGCGATCATTGGCAGGCTGTAGCCGGACTAATTTTAGGCAGCGCCCTTGCTTCACCAATCGCGGCTAAGATTTCCAACAAGATATCAGCAAAAACCATTATGGTAGCCGTATCGGTTATTGTAATCCTGATCAGCGTCCGTTCTATCCTTAAATTCTTTGTTAAGATACCATGA
- a CDS encoding phosphoadenylyl-sulfate reductase gives MSSALENIQQHIQGLGPVEALTKLAELFPGEVIFSTSFGWEDQVISHMIFSNNLPIKVFTLETGRLFRETYSVWAATMNRYQKPIHAYYPNNELLEEMVSKKGPNSFYESVENRKECCGIRKIEPLKRALKGNKIWITGIRAEQSVNRHDMHDLEWDEQNQLVKFHPIFSWTLDEVKAYVKQYNIPYNSLHDKGFPSIGCMPCTRAVAEGEDFRAGRWWWEDQSKKECGLHEVAKP, from the coding sequence ATGAGTTCCGCTTTAGAAAATATACAGCAACATATCCAAGGTCTTGGCCCTGTTGAAGCGCTCACCAAACTGGCTGAGCTTTTTCCGGGTGAAGTGATCTTTTCTACCAGCTTTGGCTGGGAAGACCAGGTGATCAGTCACATGATTTTCAGCAATAACCTGCCTATAAAAGTATTTACACTGGAGACTGGCAGGCTTTTCCGTGAAACGTATTCAGTTTGGGCAGCTACAATGAACAGGTATCAAAAACCTATTCATGCCTACTACCCAAATAATGAGTTGCTGGAAGAAATGGTAAGCAAAAAAGGCCCCAACAGCTTTTACGAGTCGGTAGAGAACCGTAAGGAGTGCTGTGGGATTCGTAAAATAGAGCCTTTGAAAAGGGCTTTGAAAGGAAATAAAATCTGGATAACCGGCATCCGTGCCGAGCAATCTGTTAACCGACATGATATGCATGACCTGGAATGGGACGAGCAAAATCAATTGGTAAAGTTCCATCCTATTTTTAGCTGGACGCTTGATGAAGTGAAAGCTTACGTTAAACAATACAATATCCCGTACAATTCATTGCATGATAAAGGTTTCCCGAGTATTGGCTGTATGCCATGTACCCGTGCAGTAGCCGAAGGCGAAGATTTTCGCGCCGGTCGCTGGTGGTGGGAAGATCAATCTAAAAAAGAATGCGGGTTGCATGAGGTAGCAAAACCTTGA
- a CDS encoding TonB-dependent receptor translates to MKIFTNSIKIIVLFLVLLPGISRAQLNGSYILSGKVDDDQGKPLVGATVSIKGTTNKTSTDTTGKFSLTTSAKLPYTLVFTAVGYQPQEFYIKNANSAVNITLTTQSLLVNEVVVTASRKEEKLLRSPVAIEKLSITALKQSPGPSFYDALENVKGVQMTTTSITLKVPNTRGFNSPNNFRFMQLVDGVDMQSATLGVPLGNAIGPTELDIASVEITPGAAAALYGTNAINGLSNLFTKDPFKYQGLSFYHRQAVNHVGNDRLGASSITEDALRYAKAFNDKFAVKVNFSYMQGQDWQSDTRLDQNPTNLKSANPAYPELTGTSNAAYDGWNKYGDDALAGSNTVSIKGITVDGKARPNLTVARTGYNEVDLVDPHVKNLKLDGTLSYKLTPSTILSYTYRYGRLDGVFQRGNKISLQGATVQNHKIELKGKDFLVRGYESIENTGNSFNVKPLADNLDLNHASNSAWATLYGNALKAYNGGVLTSANLAAAEQAARAAADKGRVEPGTPEFDALRKTIIGINNWDIKSSLIPNAPVTGGAALVQKSHMYNGEAQWDLTDKVKFVDLLVGADVRVYSITPDGNNFVDFSRPIADRNTPLADGTFGKDVIYKKYGAFTQVTKTFFDEKLKLFGSIRWDRNPYFDPKFTPRLAAVYTVNQNHNFRFTFQNGYRFPSLFEALSYVNNGRVKRVGSLPFINEGLGYLGNSYTQTSVVAFNAAVNAAGGSDQAALANRNLLKVADLPPARPEQITSFEVGYKGIVADNKVFIDIDAYTNRYDGFLGQVQVFVPNGATVGSDAAVLSMLDINRDPTTGTSSNAASQGQSRYRVYTNAKNIYHNYGSSAGITYNFYQHYTVSGNVSFNKLKAQTASDIFVTGFNTPEWSGNVSFGNREVVKNLGFNVVYKWQQSYLWESPLVTGTVPSIKTVDAQVTYRVPAYYATFKLGATDIFNKRYYQYAGGPTIGGLYYVSVTLDGLLAGNTNNNK, encoded by the coding sequence ATGAAAATTTTTACAAACTCAATTAAAATAATTGTGCTCTTCCTGGTACTGTTACCGGGCATAAGCCGTGCGCAATTAAATGGCTCATACATATTGAGCGGAAAAGTAGACGATGACCAGGGAAAACCGCTGGTAGGGGCTACCGTATCCATAAAAGGCACAACAAATAAAACATCAACAGATACAACCGGTAAATTTTCGTTAACTACCAGCGCAAAATTACCATATACACTTGTTTTTACAGCAGTAGGTTATCAGCCACAGGAATTTTATATAAAAAATGCTAACAGCGCCGTAAACATCACACTTACCACGCAATCACTACTGGTTAACGAAGTTGTAGTGACGGCATCCCGTAAGGAAGAAAAGCTGCTCCGGTCGCCTGTTGCTATTGAAAAGCTGAGTATTACGGCATTAAAGCAATCGCCTGGCCCGAGTTTTTACGATGCGCTTGAGAACGTTAAAGGTGTACAAATGACCACCACCAGTATCACCCTAAAGGTACCAAATACCCGCGGTTTCAACAGCCCAAATAACTTTAGGTTTATGCAACTGGTTGACGGTGTTGATATGCAGTCGGCTACATTAGGCGTACCATTAGGAAATGCTATTGGCCCAACTGAATTGGATATTGCCAGCGTGGAAATTACTCCGGGCGCGGCTGCGGCCCTTTATGGCACCAATGCAATTAACGGTTTATCAAACCTGTTCACTAAAGATCCTTTTAAATACCAGGGCTTGAGCTTTTACCATCGTCAGGCGGTTAACCATGTAGGTAACGACCGTTTAGGCGCCAGTTCAATTACCGAAGATGCTTTACGTTATGCCAAAGCCTTTAACGATAAGTTTGCCGTTAAAGTGAACTTTAGCTACATGCAAGGCCAGGATTGGCAGTCGGATACCCGTTTAGATCAGAACCCGACTAACCTGAAATCTGCAAACCCAGCTTATCCTGAATTAACAGGCACAAGCAATGCGGCTTATGATGGTTGGAACAAATATGGTGATGACGCGCTCGCGGGCAGTAACACGGTGTCGATAAAAGGTATTACTGTTGATGGCAAGGCTCGTCCTAATCTAACCGTTGCACGTACAGGTTACAATGAAGTTGACCTGGTTGACCCGCACGTGAAAAACTTAAAATTAGATGGTACACTGTCTTATAAATTAACACCAAGCACCATCTTATCGTACACCTACCGCTACGGCAGGTTGGACGGTGTGTTTCAACGCGGAAACAAGATCTCGTTACAAGGAGCTACGGTTCAAAACCATAAAATTGAGTTGAAAGGAAAGGACTTCCTGGTGCGTGGTTATGAATCTATCGAGAATACAGGTAATTCATTCAACGTAAAACCATTGGCAGATAACCTTGACCTTAACCATGCCAGCAACTCGGCCTGGGCAACTTTATACGGTAATGCCTTAAAAGCGTATAACGGCGGTGTACTTACATCCGCAAATCTTGCAGCAGCAGAACAAGCCGCTCGTGCCGCTGCTGATAAAGGCCGTGTTGAGCCTGGTACGCCAGAGTTTGACGCCTTACGTAAAACCATCATTGGCATCAATAACTGGGATATCAAATCAAGCCTGATCCCTAATGCCCCGGTTACAGGTGGTGCCGCACTGGTTCAAAAAAGCCACATGTACAACGGTGAGGCCCAATGGGATTTAACTGACAAAGTAAAATTTGTTGATCTGTTGGTTGGTGCCGATGTACGTGTGTACAGCATTACACCTGATGGAAATAACTTCGTAGATTTCAGCCGCCCGATTGCCGACAGGAACACTCCGCTTGCCGATGGTACTTTCGGTAAAGATGTGATTTACAAAAAATATGGCGCTTTTACCCAGGTTACTAAAACATTCTTTGATGAAAAGTTGAAATTGTTCGGCTCTATTCGCTGGGACCGCAACCCATACTTCGATCCTAAATTTACGCCGCGTTTAGCAGCAGTTTATACTGTTAACCAAAACCATAACTTCCGGTTCACTTTCCAGAACGGCTATCGCTTCCCATCTTTATTTGAAGCATTATCATACGTAAATAATGGTCGTGTAAAACGTGTAGGCAGCTTACCATTCATTAACGAAGGTTTAGGTTATCTTGGTAACAGCTACACGCAAACATCGGTAGTGGCATTCAATGCCGCTGTAAATGCTGCAGGTGGTTCAGACCAGGCGGCTTTGGCTAACCGCAACTTGTTAAAAGTGGCAGACCTGCCTCCGGCACGTCCTGAACAGATCACTTCGTTTGAGGTTGGTTATAAAGGTATCGTTGCTGATAATAAAGTATTTATCGATATTGATGCTTATACTAACCGTTACGATGGTTTCCTTGGCCAGGTACAGGTATTTGTGCCCAATGGAGCTACTGTAGGTTCTGATGCTGCTGTGCTATCGATGCTTGATATTAACCGCGACCCTACAACCGGTACGTCAAGCAACGCCGCCAGTCAAGGCCAAAGCAGGTACCGCGTTTACACTAATGCTAAGAATATCTACCATAACTATGGCTCATCGGCAGGTATTACCTATAATTTCTACCAGCATTATACAGTATCAGGTAACGTAAGCTTCAATAAGCTAAAGGCTCAAACCGCATCTGATATATTTGTCACCGGTTTTAATACGCCTGAGTGGTCTGGAAACGTATCGTTTGGCAACCGCGAAGTAGTTAAAAACTTAGGCTTTAACGTAGTTTACAAATGGCAACAATCGTACCTATGGGAGAGTCCGCTGGTTACTGGTACTGTACCATCAATCAAAACTGTTGATGCCCAGGTTACTTATCGCGTGCCAGCTTACTATGCAACATTTAAGTTAGGTGCTACAGACATCTTTAACAAAAGGTACTATCAATATGCAGGTGGCCCAACCATTGGCGGCTTGTACTATGTATCGGTAACGCTTGATGGTTTATTAGCAGGTAATACCAACAATAACAAATAA
- the proB gene encoding glutamate 5-kinase yields the protein MAFNYQRIVIKIGSNVITQENGLPDQSRIKHLVEQIAAIKKQGIEVILVSSGAVASGRSLITVSEKSDAVAARQVLASIGQVKLINTYSHLFEQFQILCSQVLVTREDFRDRMHYLNMKNCLEALLQYEVIPVVNENDVVSVTELMFTDNDELAGLIASMLNANALIILTNVDGIYNGDPKAAGSAVIDEVSGNELDFSSFVSSGRSQFGRGGMITKSTMAQKTAQLGISVHIANGKRDSILTDVLENQVTHTRFIPNKTASGKKKWIAHSEKSATGSVLINAGAKAALISNKATSLLPVGIVGVITDFKKGDIIKLIDDTDKLIGLGIAEYGADKARERIGQKNQKALVHYDYLYLQG from the coding sequence ATGGCTTTCAATTATCAACGCATCGTTATCAAAATCGGCTCAAATGTTATTACCCAGGAAAACGGTCTCCCCGACCAGTCACGAATAAAACATTTGGTTGAACAGATAGCCGCGATAAAAAAGCAGGGCATTGAAGTTATCCTGGTATCCTCTGGCGCCGTAGCATCAGGCCGTAGTTTAATTACTGTATCTGAAAAATCAGATGCGGTAGCTGCCCGCCAGGTACTTGCTTCTATAGGACAGGTAAAACTTATCAATACCTACTCGCATTTATTTGAGCAGTTTCAGATCCTGTGTTCGCAGGTTTTGGTTACCCGCGAAGATTTCAGGGACAGGATGCACTACCTCAATATGAAAAACTGCCTTGAGGCCTTGTTGCAATATGAGGTGATCCCGGTTGTGAACGAAAATGACGTGGTATCGGTAACCGAACTGATGTTTACCGACAATGACGAGTTGGCAGGCCTTATAGCTTCTATGCTAAACGCCAACGCCCTGATCATCCTGACTAATGTCGACGGCATTTATAACGGCGACCCAAAAGCAGCCGGTTCAGCAGTGATAGATGAGGTAAGCGGTAATGAGCTTGATTTTTCAAGTTTTGTATCGTCAGGGCGTTCGCAATTTGGTCGTGGTGGAATGATCACCAAATCTACTATGGCACAAAAAACAGCCCAGTTAGGGATTTCGGTTCATATTGCCAATGGTAAACGGGACAGTATATTAACCGATGTGTTGGAAAATCAGGTTACACATACCCGTTTCATTCCTAATAAAACAGCATCGGGTAAAAAGAAATGGATTGCCCATTCCGAAAAATCGGCAACAGGCAGCGTCTTGATCAATGCTGGAGCCAAAGCTGCCCTCATCTCGAATAAGGCAACCAGTTTATTGCCTGTTGGTATTGTTGGTGTTATAACCGACTTTAAAAAAGGTGATATTATTAAACTGATTGATGATACCGATAAACTGATTGGTTTAGGTATTGCGGAATACGGTGCCGACAAGGCCCGTGAACGCATCGGCCAAAAAAACCAGAAAGCGTTGGTACATTACGATTATCTTTACTTACAAGGCTAA
- a CDS encoding glutamate-5-semialdehyde dehydrogenase, whose protein sequence is MNYNSYFDKAREASRKATLAPALINKVLEDVAAEAIAQTEYILAENQKDLDHMDPADPKYDRLKLTADRIKGIAGDMLSVAKLDSPLGKQLSATEMPNGLSISKIRVPLGVVGVVYEARPNVTFDVFALCFKTGNISVLKGGSDADFSNKAIISVIHEVLEKHGVDINVATLLPAEREATTALLNAIGYIDVLIPRGSQSLIDFVRDNSKVPVIETGAGIVHTYFDESGDLEKGAEIIANAKTRRVSVCNALDCLIIHSARLSDLPRLSHILKEKEVELFADERAFDALKNDYPAYLLHKASPEHFGTEFLSMKMAIKTVDSFTEALEYIAINSSKHSEAIISESAENIAQFLNDVDAAAVYANVSTAFTDGAQFGLGAEIGISTQKLHARGPMGLEELTSYKWLVKGNGQTRIP, encoded by the coding sequence ATGAACTATAATAGCTATTTTGATAAAGCACGTGAAGCAAGCCGCAAAGCAACCCTTGCCCCTGCCCTAATCAACAAGGTTTTGGAAGATGTAGCTGCAGAAGCAATTGCCCAAACCGAATATATCCTGGCCGAAAACCAAAAAGACCTTGACCATATGGATCCGGCTGATCCGAAATATGACCGCCTTAAACTAACTGCGGATCGCATTAAGGGTATTGCCGGCGATATGCTAAGTGTGGCCAAATTAGATAGCCCGCTTGGTAAACAGCTTTCGGCTACAGAAATGCCCAATGGTTTATCCATATCAAAAATACGTGTGCCACTTGGTGTTGTAGGTGTTGTATATGAAGCCCGGCCAAACGTAACATTTGATGTTTTCGCGCTTTGCTTTAAAACAGGTAACATCAGTGTACTAAAAGGTGGCAGCGATGCCGATTTCTCTAACAAAGCCATCATTTCGGTTATCCATGAAGTTCTGGAGAAACATGGTGTCGATATAAATGTCGCCACTTTACTTCCGGCCGAACGGGAGGCTACAACGGCCCTGTTAAATGCTATTGGTTATATTGATGTACTTATCCCAAGGGGAAGCCAGTCACTGATTGATTTTGTACGCGATAATAGCAAGGTTCCTGTCATTGAAACTGGTGCCGGTATAGTGCATACCTATTTTGATGAATCAGGCGATTTGGAAAAAGGCGCTGAGATTATTGCCAACGCTAAAACTCGTCGTGTAAGCGTTTGTAATGCTTTGGATTGTTTGATCATCCACTCGGCCAGGTTAAGTGACCTGCCGCGGTTATCACATATCTTAAAAGAAAAAGAGGTAGAACTCTTTGCTGATGAGCGTGCTTTTGATGCGCTTAAAAATGACTACCCCGCCTACCTGTTGCATAAAGCCAGCCCGGAACACTTTGGTACAGAATTTCTTTCGATGAAAATGGCTATCAAAACGGTAGATTCATTTACCGAAGCGCTGGAATATATAGCCATAAACAGTTCCAAACACAGCGAAGCCATTATTTCCGAAAGTGCTGAAAATATCGCTCAATTTTTAAATGATGTTGATGCCGCCGCCGTGTACGCAAACGTATCCACTGCCTTTACCGATGGCGCTCAATTCGGACTTGGTGCCGAAATTGGTATCAGTACCCAGAAACTTCACGCTCGCGGCCCTATGGGGCTCGAAGAACTCACCAGTTACAAATGGCTGGTTAAAGGAAACGGTCAAACCCGTATCCCGTAA